A window of the Cynocephalus volans isolate mCynVol1 chromosome 10, mCynVol1.pri, whole genome shotgun sequence genome harbors these coding sequences:
- the LOC134387135 gene encoding olfactory receptor 7A10-like: MEPGNDTRISEFLLLGFSEEPELQTFLFGLFLSMYLVTVLGNLLIILATVSDSHLRMPMYFFLSNLSFSDICFTSTTVPKMLMNIQTRSKVITYEGCITQMHFFILFVGLEDFLLTVMAYDRFVAICHPLHYTVIMNHQLCVLLVLVSWVMSVLHSLLQTFMVLPLSFCTDLEIPHFFCELNQVVHLACSDTFLNDLVMYFAAGLLGGGTLCGIIYSYSKIVSTIQGISSAQGKYKAFSTCASHLSVVSLFYGTSLGVYLTSAAAQNSHSSAAASVMYTVVTPMLNPFIYSLRNKDIKRALRRFFRGNQ; the protein is encoded by the coding sequence ATGGAACCAGGGAATGATACACGaatttcagaatttcttcttctgggATTTTCAGAGGAACCAGAATTGCAAACCTTCCTCTTTGGGCTGTTCCTGTCCATGTACCTGGTCACTGTGCTCGGAaacctgctcatcatcctggcCACAGTCTCCGACTCCCACCTCCGCATGCCgatgtacttcttcctctccaacctgTCCTTTTCTGATATCTGCTTCACCTCCACCACCGTCCCAAAGATGTTGATGAATATACAGACTCGGAGCAAAGTCATAACCTATGAAGGCTGCATCACCCAGATGCACTTTTTCATACTCTTTGTAGGGTTGGAAGACTTTCTCCTGactgtgatggcctatgaccgttTTGTGGCCATCTGTCACCCCCTGCACTACACGGTCATCATGAATCACCAGCTCTGTGTGTTGCTGGTTCTGGTGTCCTGGGTCATGAGTGTCCTGCATTCCCTCTTACAAACCTTCATGGTGTTGCCACTGTCCTTCTGCACAGACTTGGAAATCCCCCACTTCTTCTGTGAACTTAATCAGGTGGTCCATCTTGCCTGTTCTGACACCTTTCTTAATGACTTGGTGATGTATTTtgcagcagggctgctgggtGGTGGAACCCTCTGTGGGATTATTTACTCTTATTCCAAGATAGTTTCCACCATACAGGGAATCTCATCAGCTCAGGGGAAGTATAAAGCATTTTCCACCTGTGCATCTCACCTCTCAGTTGTCTCCTTATTTTATGGTACAAGCCTAGGAGTGTACCTTACTTCTGCTGCTGCACAGAACTCACACTCAAGTGCAGCAGCCTCAGTGATGTACACTGTGGTCACACCCATGCTCAACCCCTTCATCTACAGTCTGAGGAATAAGGACATAAAGAGGGCTCTGAGAAGATTCTTCAGAGGAAACCAATGA